A window from Rhizosphaericola mali encodes these proteins:
- the gltX gene encoding glutamate--tRNA ligase, producing the protein MEKKVRTRFAPSPTGGLHLGGVRTALYNYLFAKHFGGEFILRIEDTDQTRFVPGAEEYITETLKWSGINPDESPANPGQYAPYRQSERKPMYKEYAEKLITEGHAYYAFDTPEELTAMRENFKSESNPSPKYDFTLRDKMQNSLSLTEEETKAKIEAGIPYVVRIKMEANEKITFTDLIRGEVSFNTSDVDDKVLLKADGMPTYHLAVVVDDYLMKITHAFRGEEWLPSSPIHIKLWEYLFGIENMPEWAHLPLIMKPDGKGKLSKRDGAKLGFPVFAMNWTDPRDNEFTEGFRERGFVPEAFVNMLALIGWNDGTEQELFSLKELIEKFDITRVHKGGAKFNYTKALWFNKEWLKQIPGVDLVPAVKPLLLADGVTEKQIDADIILAGVIDLVKEKCTLLPDFVKQADFFFRRPAELDTASAIKKWTLEDAKFYKEQLIPVYENCANWTAQNLEELFMETTQKAGIEKPGNLMLPLRIMWVGGKFGPHVFDVAALIGKKEALERMNIGLKAIEKAFEEKA; encoded by the coding sequence ATGGAAAAAAAAGTTAGAACCAGATTTGCGCCTTCTCCTACCGGCGGCTTACATTTAGGTGGAGTTAGGACAGCATTATATAATTATTTATTTGCCAAACATTTTGGCGGCGAATTTATTTTAAGAATTGAAGATACAGATCAAACTAGATTTGTTCCTGGTGCGGAAGAATATATTACAGAAACATTGAAATGGAGTGGAATCAATCCAGATGAAAGTCCTGCCAATCCTGGTCAATACGCACCTTACAGACAAAGTGAGCGCAAACCAATGTATAAAGAATATGCGGAAAAATTAATCACAGAAGGTCATGCATATTATGCATTTGACACTCCAGAAGAATTGACCGCAATGCGTGAAAATTTCAAATCAGAAAGCAATCCATCTCCGAAGTACGACTTCACATTAAGGGATAAAATGCAAAATTCTTTGTCTCTAACGGAAGAAGAAACAAAAGCCAAAATCGAAGCCGGAATTCCTTATGTCGTTCGTATCAAAATGGAGGCGAACGAAAAAATCACTTTTACCGATTTGATTCGTGGAGAAGTGAGTTTTAATACGTCCGATGTGGATGATAAGGTTTTGTTGAAAGCCGATGGTATGCCAACCTATCATTTAGCAGTGGTTGTAGACGACTATTTGATGAAAATCACACATGCATTCAGAGGAGAAGAGTGGCTTCCTAGTTCGCCTATACATATCAAACTATGGGAATATCTTTTCGGCATTGAAAATATGCCAGAATGGGCGCATTTACCATTGATTATGAAACCTGATGGCAAAGGCAAATTAAGCAAGCGTGATGGAGCGAAACTAGGATTTCCGGTATTTGCAATGAACTGGACAGATCCAAGAGATAATGAATTTACGGAGGGATTTAGAGAAAGAGGATTTGTGCCAGAGGCATTTGTAAATATGCTTGCATTAATCGGTTGGAACGATGGTACAGAACAAGAATTATTTTCTTTGAAAGAATTGATCGAAAAATTTGACATTACTCGTGTTCACAAAGGTGGTGCAAAATTCAACTATACAAAAGCCTTATGGTTTAACAAAGAGTGGCTTAAACAAATACCTGGAGTAGATTTAGTCCCAGCAGTTAAACCTTTATTATTAGCAGATGGCGTGACAGAAAAACAAATTGATGCCGATATAATATTGGCAGGAGTGATAGATTTGGTAAAAGAAAAATGTACTTTATTGCCAGATTTTGTCAAACAAGCAGATTTCTTTTTCCGTAGACCTGCAGAATTAGATACAGCATCCGCCATTAAAAAATGGACGCTTGAAGATGCTAAATTTTACAAAGAGCAATTAATTCCAGTTTATGAAAACTGCGCCAACTGGACTGCACAAAATTTGGAAGAATTATTCATGGAAACTACGCAAAAAGCAGGCATCGAAAAACCTGGCAATTTGATGCTTCCGCTTCGCATTATGTGGGTAGGTGGTAAATTTGGTCCACATGTATTTGATGTTGCTGCATTAATAGGAAAAAAAGAAGCGCTTGAAAGAATGAATATTGGTTTGAAAGCGATCGAAAAAGCGTTCGAAGAAAAAGCTTAA
- a CDS encoding endonuclease/exonuclease/phosphatase family protein: MMKNYVVLLMALFLFSCTSSSEQQKETISSASVNNKEQLKIVSWNIEWFGSSLEGPKDKDLQEKNVLKILTNLNADIYALCEIVDTARFGNVVRQLPSDYQYFISDYASNAKNSNSSSWQQAQKMAFIVRKNLLTNIQVNGYLRNNGRLGYDLANGRYPYLLSGYISFNGKNQSLNVMILHAKSGADQESYNRRKDAANILAENIEKDFANEPFVLVGDFNDETTTTITRSESQSPYVAFSSDGFHILTSNVSGNYQQSTIHYSSIIDNQIVNNTLYSYYIPSSTQILGDVQDWIKDYKQGTTSDHYPVVSLFSYSSENKPEVGSLNTKENTRDSSALFAIENTLVSNEIKLQASQDLENVNFQVMDAQGKSYIHFSKRNVSSNRPFYVKCKELPNGDYSLLITTNENKQALLFTKQ; this comes from the coding sequence ATGATGAAAAACTATGTAGTTCTATTAATGGCACTATTTCTTTTTAGTTGCACGTCATCGAGCGAACAACAAAAAGAGACTATTTCCTCGGCATCTGTCAATAATAAGGAACAATTAAAAATCGTAAGTTGGAATATTGAATGGTTCGGTTCGTCTTTAGAAGGTCCGAAAGATAAAGATTTGCAGGAAAAAAATGTCTTGAAAATTTTGACGAATTTGAATGCAGATATTTATGCATTATGTGAAATTGTAGATACAGCAAGATTTGGAAATGTCGTTCGGCAATTGCCAAGTGATTATCAATATTTTATTTCTGATTATGCTAGTAATGCTAAAAATAGCAATAGCTCTTCCTGGCAACAAGCACAAAAAATGGCATTTATAGTTCGCAAAAATTTATTGACAAATATTCAGGTAAATGGTTATTTGAGAAACAATGGTCGATTGGGATATGATTTAGCGAATGGTCGATATCCTTATTTATTAAGTGGATATATTTCATTCAATGGTAAAAATCAATCTTTAAATGTGATGATTTTGCATGCGAAATCTGGTGCTGATCAGGAAAGTTATAACCGTAGAAAAGATGCTGCAAATATATTAGCAGAGAATATTGAAAAGGATTTTGCAAATGAACCCTTTGTTTTAGTTGGGGATTTTAACGATGAGACAACTACAACTATAACTCGAAGTGAATCACAATCTCCTTACGTTGCATTTTCAAGTGACGGATTTCATATTTTAACATCCAATGTTTCGGGTAATTATCAACAATCAACGATACATTATAGTTCTATCATCGATAATCAAATAGTGAATAATACTTTATATTCATATTATATTCCAAGTTCGACTCAGATATTAGGTGATGTACAAGATTGGATAAAAGACTATAAACAAGGAACAACTTCCGATCACTATCCAGTAGTTTCTCTTTTTAGTTATTCAAGCGAAAATAAACCAGAAGTCGGTAGTTTAAATACTAAAGAAAATACAAGAGATTCAAGTGCACTATTTGCGATTGAAAATACATTAGTTTCTAATGAAATTAAATTACAAGCTAGTCAAGATTTGGAAAATGTAAATTTTCAAGTTATGGATGCGCAAGGGAAAAGTTATATTCATTTTTCTAAAAGAAATGTTTCGAGTAATCGACCATTTTATGTAAAATGTAAAGAATTGCCAAACGGCGATTATAGTTTGTTAATTACTACAAATGAAAATAAGCAAGCACTCTTATTTACGAAGCAATAG